One window of Streptomyces sp. NBC_00273 genomic DNA carries:
- a CDS encoding YihY/virulence factor BrkB family protein, which translates to MTPLPSRAQGRDRDRADTGRDHSLAGPSERVEERAPDQPSDLPARSWRAVLRGTVEEFRNDELADRAAALTYYGVLALFPALLVLVSLLGLAGESTTARLLDDLQQLTPGSAQDVIREAVEQLQARSGVGSLMAIVGLVVALWSASGYVAAFIRSANAVYDVPEGRPMWKVLPLRLALTVTLMLLACAGALIVVFTGGVARRAGTALRIGDSALTVWSIAKWPVLVLLVTITIALLYWAAPNAKGRGFRWVTPGSCLALVIWMAASAGFAFYVANFASYNKTYGTVTGVIVFLVWLWITNLAFLLGLEFDAELARQRAIAGGLPEDAEPYVRPRGTRAWSDQDRRRMER; encoded by the coding sequence GAGCGGGTCGAGGAGCGGGCCCCGGATCAGCCTTCCGACCTGCCCGCACGCTCCTGGCGGGCCGTACTGCGCGGCACGGTCGAGGAGTTCCGGAACGACGAGCTGGCCGATCGCGCCGCGGCCTTGACCTACTACGGGGTGCTGGCGCTCTTCCCCGCCCTCCTGGTACTCGTCTCCCTACTGGGCCTGGCCGGGGAGTCGACGACCGCGCGGCTGCTGGACGACCTTCAGCAGCTGACGCCCGGCTCCGCTCAGGACGTGATCAGGGAGGCGGTCGAGCAACTGCAGGCCCGCAGCGGCGTCGGATCGCTGATGGCGATCGTCGGCCTCGTCGTGGCGCTGTGGTCCGCCTCGGGCTACGTGGCCGCGTTCATCCGGTCCGCGAACGCCGTCTACGACGTGCCGGAGGGCCGCCCGATGTGGAAGGTGCTGCCGCTGCGCCTGGCGCTGACCGTCACGCTGATGCTCCTCGCCTGCGCCGGCGCGCTGATCGTCGTCTTCACCGGCGGCGTGGCGCGGCGCGCGGGTACCGCCCTGAGAATCGGGGACAGCGCCCTCACGGTGTGGTCGATCGCGAAATGGCCGGTCCTGGTCCTCCTCGTCACCATCACGATCGCGCTCCTGTACTGGGCGGCGCCGAACGCCAAGGGCCGTGGATTCAGGTGGGTGACGCCGGGGAGCTGCCTGGCCCTGGTGATCTGGATGGCCGCCTCGGCCGGCTTCGCGTTCTACGTCGCGAACTTCGCCTCCTACAACAAGACGTACGGCACGGTCACCGGTGTGATCGTCTTCCTGGTCTGGCTGTGGATCACCAACCTCGCCTTCCTCCTCGGGCTGGAGTTCGACGCGGAACTGGCCCGGCAGCGTGCGATAGCCGGAGGGCTGCCCGAGGACGCCGAACCCTATGTCCGGCCGCGTGGAACCCGTGCATGGAGCGATCAGGACCGCCGCCGCATGGAGCGGTGA
- a CDS encoding DUF3618 domain-containing protein, whose amino-acid sequence MTNEPRTDIGTPTPDELREQVERTRDELGQTIEALADKADIKAQAREKTAAMKEQVAATAGAVADQIRTKTRYAAQLVKDTTPEPVLDQAGRAASVARTHRKPLLVAGGAALIVLLLVRRSRRSR is encoded by the coding sequence ATGACGAACGAACCCCGAACCGATATCGGCACACCCACCCCCGACGAGCTGCGCGAGCAGGTCGAGCGCACCCGCGACGAACTCGGGCAGACCATCGAGGCGCTGGCGGACAAGGCCGACATTAAGGCACAGGCGCGAGAGAAGACGGCCGCCATGAAGGAACAGGTCGCCGCAACGGCCGGCGCGGTCGCCGACCAGATCCGTACGAAGACCCGGTATGCGGCGCAGCTGGTGAAGGACACGACGCCCGAGCCGGTCCTGGACCAGGCGGGCCGGGCCGCGAGCGTGGCTCGCACCCACCGCAAGCCGCTGCTCGTGGCCGGCGGCGCCGCTCTGATCGTCCTCCTCTTGGTGCGGCGCAGCCGTCGAAGCCGATGA
- a CDS encoding DUF4235 domain-containing protein, translated as MKASEVAYRPVGLALGAVSGMIAGAAFKQVWKIVEGEGDAPSATDEDRSWKQILIAAAIQGAIFAVVKAAVDRSGAVATRRVTGTWPA; from the coding sequence ATGAAAGCGTCCGAGGTCGCGTACAGGCCGGTGGGTCTGGCCCTGGGCGCTGTCAGCGGCATGATCGCAGGGGCGGCATTCAAGCAGGTCTGGAAGATCGTCGAAGGGGAGGGCGACGCTCCCAGCGCTACGGACGAAGACCGCTCCTGGAAGCAGATCCTGATCGCCGCCGCCATCCAGGGCGCGATCTTCGCCGTGGTCAAGGCTGCTGTCGACCGCTCGGGTGCCGTGGCCACACGTCGCGTGACGGGCACCTGGCCGGCCTGA
- a CDS encoding HemK2/MTQ2 family protein methyltransferase produces the protein MALPGVYQPQADTLFLAEALSQEELGPRTDALEIGTGTGALALHAAGRGARVTAVDVSWPAVVTARLNSLRRRLPLRVLHGDFAARTAGCRFDLVVTNPPYVPAPGVRLPSRGPERAWDAGPDGRGVIDRICAGAPALLRPGGVLLMVHSAMCGAGETLDRLTGVGLAAEVTASASVPWGPVLRSRRTWLEQRGLAAATDEWEELVIIRARSL, from the coding sequence ATGGCCCTTCCGGGCGTCTACCAGCCGCAGGCGGACACCCTGTTCCTTGCGGAGGCGCTCTCCCAGGAGGAGCTCGGGCCGAGGACCGACGCGCTGGAGATCGGTACGGGCACCGGTGCGTTGGCACTGCACGCCGCGGGCAGGGGAGCCCGGGTCACGGCGGTCGACGTTTCCTGGCCCGCCGTGGTCACGGCGCGGCTGAACTCCTTGCGCCGGCGGCTGCCGCTGCGCGTCCTGCACGGTGACTTCGCGGCGCGTACCGCCGGGTGCCGCTTCGACCTGGTGGTCACCAATCCGCCGTACGTCCCGGCCCCGGGGGTCCGGCTGCCGTCGCGCGGGCCGGAGCGGGCCTGGGACGCCGGTCCCGACGGGCGCGGGGTCATCGACCGGATCTGCGCCGGCGCCCCGGCCCTGCTGCGTCCCGGGGGCGTCCTGCTCATGGTGCACTCCGCGATGTGCGGGGCCGGTGAGACCCTCGATCGCCTGACCGGGGTGGGGCTGGCCGCAGAAGTCACGGCGAGTGCCTCGGTGCCGTGGGGACCCGTGCTGCGTTCGCGACGAACCTGGCTGGAGCAGCGGGGTCTGGCGGCAGCAACCGACGAGTGGGAAGAGCTGGTGATCATCCGTGCCCGGTCCCTCTGA
- a CDS encoding CDGSH iron-sulfur domain-containing protein gives MPGPSDSSPAPARASVRAPARRVSVDPQGPVLVEGPVEIVLDDGTVARSDRFMVAVCTCRRSRAYPWCDTSHRCRERGGSPPEDRNPR, from the coding sequence GTGCCCGGTCCCTCTGACAGCTCCCCGGCCCCGGCCCGGGCCTCCGTAAGGGCGCCGGCCCGCCGGGTATCGGTGGACCCGCAGGGCCCGGTCCTGGTCGAGGGGCCGGTCGAGATCGTCCTGGACGACGGGACGGTCGCCCGGTCCGACCGCTTCATGGTCGCGGTGTGCACCTGCCGCCGCAGCCGTGCCTACCCCTGGTGCGACACCAGCCACCGCTGTCGCGAGCGGGGCGGCTCGCCTCCCGAGGACAGGAACCCGCGATGA